In the Cryptococcus neoformans var. neoformans JEC21 chromosome 1, complete sequence genome, one interval contains:
- a CDS encoding palmitoyltransferase, putative — protein sequence MDQEMTTVASPDIRVKATSPDSNRAVLEQSIVLSDSGRLDEGSSIRGGELERDSQEVGRETVREPLMCHDLDIHALAQRGDTAAIAAMLQENPSLNLSARDAQDVTPLHWAAINAHMGTCRLLIDSGADIDAIGGELKATPLQWAARNGHLYVVHLLISRGADPNIHDSQGFNTLHLITHSSAVMPLLYMLHQPVAIDEKDTDGHTALMWAAYQGDALSVDLLIRHGASVNSTDNAGMTPLHWAAVKGNKVSIMHLVEAGASLDAKEEAGKTPRDMAEELRGLVPFQKGLEEAGWSIDGVKMEGKLGPRNTILAIFLLPIAVLWLIFSTFKWLPVYVGVPFAIAEFMGMQYTVVLVLLGHIKAQDKVSTSNYFASIITASLIWVGYCWISRFAVNTPGYAFSNLGFIIMFVGCCWTFWTAIVTDPGFVPKGQQDAEIKEVLEDLVDAGRLNGTNFCIVCMARKPLRSKHCRTCNRCVARFDHHCPWIWNCVGAKNHRSFLLFVLFLIGGIILFIRLTIAYIQQNAPEYIPTPNPGLTTCDISTTLCQAGDFDPFLLCMALWSTLQLTWTSVLAISHLWQVSRQMTTFEVSNLGRYGFMGGRGGQSLRDQSGAMLKQAAAVGAGIGMSGAGEEAAGPPGAEAGPEGNALLPPPGGHVHGPQCRHGDHARGHSHGVLHICGALWKTLTGPLMTILGLDRFTKGKALGGMKRAGRDQNPFDMGMVKNCIDFWLPDNDVDYMTVYEIPPGGWRAYRRKLAMDKRVPGGKGRYEVVSEQEV from the exons ATGGACCAAGAGATGACTACAGTGGCATCTCCAGACATTAGGGTGAAAGCGACAAGCCCAGACTCAAATCGAGCTGTACTTGAACAATCAATAGTCCTGTCAGATTCAGGCAGGTTAGATGAAGGAAGCTCAATTCGAGGCGGAGAGCTTGAAAGGGACAGTCAGGAGGTCGGCCGGGAAACTGTACGAGAGCCTTTGATGTGTCACGAC CTCGACATCCATGCACTGGCTCAGAGGGGCGATACGGCAGCCATCGCTGCTATGCTACAAGAGAACCCTTCACTAAACCTCTCTGCCAGAGACGCTCAAGATGTGACACCTTTACACTGGGCCGCTATTAACGCGCACATGGGAACATGTAGACTCCTAATAGACAGTGGCGCTGATATCGACGCGATTGGTGGTGAGCTGAAAGCTACTCCTTTGCAATGGGCTGCAAG AAATGGACATTTATATGTTGTACATCTCTTAATATCAAGGGGTGCTGACCCAAATATACATGACTCTCAAGGCTTTAATACGTTGCACCTCATCACTCATTCCAGTGCCGTCATGCCGCTGCTATACATG CTTCATCAACCGGTAGCTATCGATGAAAAGGATACAGATGGTCATACTGCTCTCATGTGGGCAGCTTATCAAGGCGACGCTCTTTCAGTCGATCTCCTCATTAGACACGGTGCTTCAGTGAACTCGACCGACAATGCGGGTATGACTCCTCTTCACTGGGCAGCGGTGAAAGGCAACAAGGTCTCCATCATGCACCTTGTAGAAGCCGGTGCTAGTCTCGAtgcgaaagaagaagcagggAAGACTCCCAGAGATATGGCAGAGGAGTTGAGGGGTCTAGTGCCGTTCCAAAAGGGTCTCGAGGAGGCAGGGTGGAGCATTGATGGTGTGAAGATGGAAGGCAAATTGGGCCCT AGAAATACCATCCTGGCTATCTTCTTGTTGCCCATAGCAGTGCTATGGCTCATCTTCAGTACTTTCAAGTGGTTACCGGTATACGTGGGCGTCCCGTTTGCCATTGCTGAATTCATGGGCATGCAATAC ACCGTCGTCCTTGTTTTATTGGGCCATATCAAGGCCCAAGACAAAGTTTCCACATCCAACTACTTTGCATCTATCATCACCGCCAGTCTCATCTGGGTAGGCTACTGTTGGATTTCTAGGTTCGCCGTCAACACCCCGGGATACGCATTTAGCAACCTCGGCTTTATAATCATGTTTGTTGGCTGCTGTTGGACTTTCTGGACAGCCATCGTGACAGATCCTGGATTTGTGCCGAAGGGACAGCAGGATGCGGAAATTAAGGAA GTATTAGAAGACCTTGTGGACGCAGGAAGACTGAATGGGACCAACTTTTGTATCGTCTGCATG GCTCGGAAACCCTTACGCTCCAAACATTGCCGGACCTGTAATCGATGTGTGGCCAGGTTTGATCA CCACTGCCCTTGGATTTGGAATTGCG TGGGAGCGAAAAACCATCGATCCTTTTTGCTATTTGTGTTATTTTTGATTGGGGGAATCATTCTCTTTATCAGACTTACTATTGCCT ACATCCAGCAAAATGCCCCAGAATACATTCCCACTCCTAATCCAGGATTAACAACATGTGATATCTCTACAACTCTCTGCCAAGCAGGCGATTTcgatccttttcttctctgtaTGGCGCTTTGGAGTACCCTTCAACTCACGTGGACTTCTGTTCTGGCCATTTCTCACCTATGGCAAGTCTCTCGGCAAATGACAACATTTGAAGTGTCCAATCTTGGCCGATATGGCTTCATGGGTGGGCGAGGGGGACAAAGCTTGAGAGACCAAAGCGGGGCGATGTTAAAGCAGGCTGCAGCTGTCGGGGCGGGCATCGGGATGAGTGGAGCTGGAGAGGAAGCGGCTGGTCCCCCGGGTGCCGAGGCTGGGCCAGAGGGGAACGCGTTACTTCCTCCGCCTGGCGGACATGTTCATGGACCTCAATGTCGACATGGTGATCATGCTCGTGGCCACAGCCATGGCGTGCTGCATATATGCGGAGCTCTTTGGAAGACATTGACAGGTCCGCTGATGACTATCTTGGGACTAGATAGGTTTACGAAGGGAAAGGCATTGGGGGGAATGAAAAGAGCTGGGAGAGACCAGAATCCGTTTGATATGGGCATGGTCAAA AATTGCATAGATTTCTGGTTACCAGATAACGATGTCGATTATATGACGGTTTACGAAATACCTCCAGGAGGTTGGAGGGCTTATAGGCGAAAGCTTGCGATGGATAAGAGAGTACCGGGTGGGAAAGGACGTTATGAGGTCGTTAGCGAGCAAGAGGTATAG
- a CDS encoding ubiquitin-protein ligase, putative: MKVEINSYRAVAYWIWDVSDEPHKLYHYAPPDEVGLDDDDDQDVCGICQAAFESTCPDCKIPGDDCPLIWGECTHVFHMHCLLKWIGQKEDESQQQCPMDRRPWVTADRKPDKQPAASPGQVVQYDHLEHGHASQLDERLTGARGATTRGAHAQVESSMEVDEQ, encoded by the exons ATGAAGGTGGAAATAAATTCCTATCGCGCGGTAGCCTACTGGATTTGGGACGTTTCCGACGAACCTCACAAGCTTTACCACTACGCGCCGCCGGACGAAGTTGGCCTcgacgatgacgacgatCAGGACGTCTGCGGTATATGCCAAGCGGCCTTCGAGAGCACTTGCCCCGATTGCAAAATACCCGGCGATGACTGTCCCTTGA TTTGGGGGGAATGCACCCACGTTTTTCACATGCACTGCTTGTTGAAATGGATCGgtcagaaggaagatgaatcACAGCAACAATGCCCCATGGACAGAAGACCTTGGG TGACGGCCGATAGGAAGCCTGATAAACAACCGGCGGCGAGTCCTGGCCAAGTGGTCCAATATGACCACTTAGAGCACGGTCATGCAAGCCAGCTGGATGAAAGATTAACGGGCGCAAGGGGGGCCACCACTAGAGGAGCGCATGCTCAGGTAGAGAGCAGCATGGAGGTTGACGAGCAATAG
- a CDS encoding expressed protein — protein sequence MGFTLLLQWSCTPPAGRAVSLADVVCARVLESYGHNPPSRLGLQVRTYRAQFPLSPTTDDNNQDNNNQVSRYLTIISNLMPPAQPGEAKTNAPIIKDDTAYLFLDDRSSTATGGESEHVNRATETSTAAHSSDPIPLQMDEEGKRFRCVAVRPSTAVIPMLQSLLSPFVMGLTKAARTTASQTSSTPVPTSLPGSTLLMTVLTFNALLSPQPPVILRLYILPNQSASSIFLEGEYAGSVDGKSEEEIEGEVKKYLESCLITDLLGERRWIDCSRGQENWRAWDDAERNKCAMLTLAKTLRQGNFI from the exons ATGGGATTTACTCT TCTCCTCCAATGGTCCTGCACTCCCCCCGCTGGCCGGGCGGTTTCTTTGGCGGATGTCGTATGCGCTCGTGTGCTTGAGAGCTACGGA CATaatcctccttctcggcTAGGTCTTCAAGTTCGCACATATCGCGCTCAATTCCCTCTTTCGCCAACCACCGACGATAACAATCAAGATAATAATAATCAAGTTTCGCGCTACCTCACCATAATATCTAACCTAATGCCTCCAGCACAACCAGGGGAGGCCAAAACAAATGCTCCCATCATCAAAGACGATACAGCATACCTGTTCCTCGATGATCGCTCTTCAACAGCTACTGGCGGTGAATCAGAGCATGTTAACAGGGCTACTGAAACATCTACTGCTGCCCACTCATCCGATCCCATCCCTCTGCaaatggatgaagaagggaagcgGTTCCGGTGTGTAGCAGTTAGACCATCAACAGCGGTTATCCCAATGTTGCAATCATTACTTAGTCCTTTCGTGATGGGTTTAACTAAAGCAGCTCGTACC ACTGCATCACAAACATCCTCCACTCCTGTTCCTACTTCTCTCCCTGGGTCAACCCTTCTGATGACCGTCCTCACTTTCAATGCACTTCTCTCTCCGCAACCCCCTGTAATACTTCGGTTGTATATCCTTCCCAATCAAAGTGCTAGTAGTATTTTCCTTGAAGGAGAATATGCAGGCTCTGTAGATGGCAaaagcgaggaagaaatagAGGGAGAAGTTAAAAAGTATTTAGAAAGCTGTCTAATCACCGACTTGCTTGGAGAACGACGATGGATAGATTGCTCAAGAGGACAAGAGAATTGGAGAGCATGGGACGATGCTGAGAGGAACAAGTGTGCAATGCTTACTCTGGCAAAGACCTTACGTCAAGGCAATTTTATTTGA
- a CDS encoding general RNA polymerase II transcription factor, putative, with product MSSNFYTSSHNRYWLLTRPSLLESRQTDLKYCTSRQLYCLFIFFSQLIQKLGKRLLLRQIPIATACVFFKRFYFKNSLCETNPYLVLAACIYVAAKVEETPVHIKSVVSEAKLVFHEHNIKMFPAETNKLGEMEFYLLEDLDFHLVVFHPYRALLHLTGRESADMGKFEKSRVQEDMEIRKKEGDAKKMREEEAKKASSKGQQPTVGQALEKEGERLEEAEETRIRRLMSRGTGEGMMEVDEGVLQISWFILNDSYRTDAPLLYPPYIIALSAIYIAFCLTSMSNSSARTRASSTQRPELLQSASINEGLNLLPPPKNAAEFLAGFQVSLPMLFGCVQEIIGLYPVWEAFEPTVMRNSQAQAKTGNAAAPVPAATGTKTGQNNDLVQDKKDKFGLEEAESLVRKMIEERMIDLGHPDNAGVEKASGTGPSNVAGKKRAR from the exons ATGTCTTCCAACTTCTATACCTCCTCTCATAACCGCTATTGGCTCCTGACTCGGCCGTCTCTTCTGGAATCTCGGCAAACAGACCTCAAATACTGCACCTCTCGCCAGCTATAttgcctcttcatcttcttctctcaacTCATCCAAAAACTCGGTAAACgactgctgctgaggcAAATACCGATAGCCACCGCATGTGTGTTTTTCAAGCGGTTCTACTTCAAGAACAGTTTGTGCGAAACGAATCCATATCTGGTGCTCGCGGCTTGCATTTATGTGGCAGCCAAAGTAGAGGAGACTCCGGTACATATCAAGAGTGTCGTAAGTGAGGCCAAGTTGGTTTTCCATG AACACAACATCAAAATGTTCCCTGCTGAGACCAATAAGCTTGGAGAAATGGAGTTTTATCTACTGGAGGATCTCGATTTCCACTTAGTGGTCTTCCACCCATATCGGGCGCTACTCCATCTCACCGGGAGGGAGTCTGCAGACATGGGAAAATTTGAGAAGTCCAGAGTTCAAGAAGATATGGAAATacgaaaaaaagaaggagatgcCAAAAAGatgcgagaagaagaggcgaagaaggcgagcAGTAAGGGACAGCAACCAACAGTTGGACAGGCACTTGAAAAAGAGGGGGAGCGCCTCGAAGAGGCTGAGGAAACCAGGATAAGGCGTCTAATGAGTAGAGGGACAGGCGAAGGTATGATGGAAGTGGACGAGGGTGTTTTGCAAATATCATG GTTCATCCTCAACGACTCCTATCGCACCGATGCCCCTCTGCTATATCCTCCTTATATAATCGCTCTCTCGGCAATATATATCGCCTTCTGCCTAACATCCATGTCGAATTCCTCTGCCCGCACCCGTGCGTCTTCCACTCAGCGACCGGAACTCTTGCAGTCGGCTTCGATTAATGAAGGATTGAATTTGCTTCCACCGCCTAAAAATGCCGCAGAATTTCTGGCTGGGTTTCAAGTCAGTTTACCAATGCTGTTTGGTTGCGTGCAAGAGATTATTGGACTGTATCCCGTATGGGAGGCATTTGAGCCAACGGTGATGAGGAATTCCCAAGCACAAGCCAAAACGGGGAATGCAGCAGCACCTGTCCCGGCTGCAACTGGGACAAAAACCGGGCAGAACAACGATTTAGTCCAAGACAAAAAGGACAAGTTCGGTTTGGAGGAGGCTGAATCTCTGGTACGGAAAATGATcgaggaaaggatgatAGATTTAGGTCATCCAGATAATGCGGGTGTTGAAAAGGCTTCAGGTACCGGCCCCTCCAATGTAGCGGGTAAAAAGCGCGCAAGATAG
- a CDS encoding IMP dehydrogenase, putative, producing the protein MADTNPNAPPRSDSLLNPADALKYLEEYPRGDGLSLQELMDSRKNGGLTYNDFLVLPGHISFPASDVSLQSRATKNIVLNTPFLSSPMDTVTEDRMAIALALHGGLGIIHHNCSAEEQAAMVRRVKKYENGFITDPLCLGPDATVGDVLEIKAKFGFCGVPITETGAPNSKLLGIVTGRDVQFQDAETPIKSVMTTEVVTGSSPITLEKANSLLRETKKGKLPIVDSNGHLVSLVARSDLLKNQNYPYASKVPESKQLYCGAAIGTRPGDKDRLKLLAEAGLDVVVLDSSQGDSVYQIEFIKWIKQTYPKIEIIAGNVVTREQAAQLIAAGADGLRIGMGSGSICITQEVMAVGRPQGTAVYAVAEFASRFGIPCIADGGIGNIGHIAKALALGASAVMMGGLLAGTTESPGEYFYHEGKRVKVYRGMGSIEAMEHTQRGSASGKRSILNLDNAATARYFSEADAVKVAQGVSGDVADKGSINKFVPYLFTGLQHSFQDAGVKSVSELHSCARSGSLRFELRTASAQLEGGVHGLNSYTKRLFA; encoded by the exons CCGCCGATGCTCTCAAGTACCTTGAGGAGTATCCGCGAGGCGATGGTCTTTCACTACAGGAGCTCATGGACTCCAGGAAGAATGGTGGTTTGACTTATAATGACTTCTTGGTCCTTCCTGGACATATTAGCTTCCCCGCGTCTGACGTCTCCCTGCAGTCTAG GGCTACCAAGAACATTGTTCTCAACacccccttcctctcttctcctatGGACACCGTTACTGAGGACCG AATGGCAATTGCTCTCGCCCTTCATGGTGGTCTCGGTATCATCCACCACAATTGCTCTGCAGAAGAGCAAGCAGCTATGGTTCGACGGGTCAAGAAATATGAGAATGGTTTTATCACTGACCCTCTCTGTTTGGGTCCCGATGCCACTGTTGGGGA CGTCCTTGAGATCAAGGCTAAGTTCGGCTTCTGCGGTGTTCCTATCACCGAGACCGGCGCGCCGAACAGCAAGCTCCTTGGTATCGTTACTGGTCGAGACGTTCAGTTCCAGGACGCTGAGACTCCCATCAAGTCTGTCATGACTACTGAAGTTGTCACCGGCTCCTCGCCTATCACCCTCGAGAAGGCCAACAGTCTCTTGCGCGAGACTAAGAAGGGCAAGCTCCCTATCGTTGACTCTAACGGTcatctcgtctcccttgTCGCCCGCTCTGACCTGCTCAAAAACCAGAATTATCCATACGCCAGCAAAGTTCCCGAGAGCAAGCAGCTCTACTGCGGTGCTGCCATCGGTACTAGACCTGGTGACAAAGACAGGCTCAAGCTTCTCGCTGAGGCTGGCCTCGACGTTGTTGTACTCGACTCCTCTCAAGGTGACTCTGTCTACCAGATCGAGTTTATTAAGTGGATCAAACAAACTTATCCCAAGATCGAAATCATTGCTGGTAACGTCGTTACTAGGGAACAAGCTGCTCAGTTGATCGCTGCTGGTGCCGATGGCTTGAGGATTGGTATGGGCTCCGGTTCCATTTGTATCACCCAAGAGGTCATGGCCGTCGGTAGGCCCCAAGGTACCGCTGTGTATGCCGTTGCGGAGTTCGCCAGCCG ATTTGGAATTCCCTGTATCGCGGACGGTGGTATCGGTAACATTGGTCACATTGCCAAGGCTCTTGCTCTCGGTGCTTCTGCCGTTATGATGGGCGGTCTTCTTGCTGGCACCACTGAGTCTCCCGGAGAGTACTTCTACCACGAGGGCAAGCGAGTTAAGGTCTACCGAGGTATGGGCTCCATTGAGGCAATGGAGCACACTCAGCGAGGTTCCGCCTCCGGCAAGAGGTCTATCCTCAATTTGGATAACGCGGCCACTGCCAGATACTTCTCCGAAGCTGACGCAGTCAAGGTTGCCCAGGGTGTCTCTGGTGATGTAGCGGACAAGGGAAGCATCAACAAGTTCGTGCCCTACCTTTTCACTGGTTTGCAACACTCTTTCCAGGATGCCGGTGTCAAGAG TGTCTCCGAACTTCACTCTTGTGCTCGGTCTGGTTCTTTGAGGTTCGAACTTCGAACCGCTTCTGCCCAGCTCGAAGGCGGTGTACACGGTTTGAACTCTTACACCAAGAGATTGTTCGCTTAG